GCCGTCCAGCTCGTACTTGGTGATTCTCCTCAGCTTGAAGTCCTCGGTGAACTCGTACATGCTCGAAACTCGAGCTGGGTTTTTAAAAGCTTAAGGTGAACCCGGTACGGTGGTGGCATGATAATAGCTGTAACCGGAACGCCCGGGGTCGGAAAGACGACGGTTTCGAAGCTTTTGGCTCAAAAGCTCGGCTACGAGTACGTCAGCCTGAGGGACTACGCGATGGAGAAAGGCATCGGCGAGATGAAGGGCGATGAGCTTGAGGTCGAGGTTGACGAGCTGGCCTACAACTTCGAGCGGGACTTCAAGGGAAAGAACGTCGTCGTTGACGGGCATCTGAGCCATTTCCTCAACGCCGACATCGTGGTTGTGCTGAGGGCGCACCCGAGGCTAATCGGCGAGAGGCTAACCGAGAGGAGCTATCCGCGGGAGAAAGTTGGAGAAAACGTCGAGGCCGAGTTGGTTGATGTCATCCTCGTGGAAGCGCTCGAGGAAAACGAGAACGTCATAGAGGTTGACACAACCGGAAAGACGCCGGAAGAAGTTGTAAACGAAATTTTAGAGCTGATTGAGAAAGGTGTTAGGAGAAGGGTCGGTGTAGTTGACTGGAGCGAGGTCTACGACGAGGTGATTCCCTACCTGCGCCTCTGACGCCTTCTCTTTTTCGGTACAAGCTTAACGGGACTGCCACAATCGGGACAGATACCTTCAGGGGGCATCTCGGAAAAGCGCTTCCCACAGCCGATACAGACGTAGTTCCAACGCATCACTCGCTTTATTCC
The Thermococcus sp. 21S9 DNA segment above includes these coding regions:
- a CDS encoding adenylate kinase family protein, whose protein sequence is MIIAVTGTPGVGKTTVSKLLAQKLGYEYVSLRDYAMEKGIGEMKGDELEVEVDELAYNFERDFKGKNVVVDGHLSHFLNADIVVVLRAHPRLIGERLTERSYPREKVGENVEAELVDVILVEALEENENVIEVDTTGKTPEEVVNEILELIEKGVRRRVGVVDWSEVYDEVIPYLRL